TCGCCTGAGGGCGACCCGAACGGGCCAAAGAGGGTTTATCAGGGGGATGAGCCGTGGCATCATGTTCCGCCTGAACCGAACCCGCATCGTCCTTCGAGGCCTCCCGTCCACCGTCGCGCTCGTGGCCGCCCTCACGCTCTCGTCCGGGGCGCTTTCGTCCGCGTCCGGCCAGGCCATGCCCGATCCCGCGACCGTGATCCGGGACGCGCGGATCGCGACGCCGCCACAACCGGGGGATCCGGCGATCGAAGGGCGGGTCGACCCCGAGACCTACCGGGTCGGGCCGGGGGACGAGTTCGCGCTCCGGTACTCCGATCTCCTCGAGCCGCGCGTGCTTCGCGTGGGCCCGTCGGGCGAGCTCCTCCTGCCCGACGCGGGACCGATCCCGCTGGCCGGGCTCACGCTGAAGGAAGCGGACGCGAAGGTGCGCGAGCGCCTCCGCCCCTACGTGCGCGGGAAGGGCTTCGTGTTCTCGCTGCATCGTCCGCGCCGGTTCGGCCTTCGCGTTCTCGGAGACGTCGTCACACCCGGCGTCGTGACCCTCCAGGCGCCGGTCCGGGCCTCGGAAGCGATCCAGGCCGCGGGGGGCGTCTCGGGTAGCGGCGCCCGGCGCGGCATCCAGGTGCGGCGCGGGACGGACACGCTGCTCGTGGATCTCGTCCGGTACGAGCGCGCGGGAGACGTGGACGCGAATCCGCTCGTGTTCGAGACGGACGTGATCCACGTGCCTGCGACCTTCTGGACCGTGGACGCAATCGGGGCGATGGCGCACCCGGGCCGCTACGACTACGTGGAAGGAGACCGGGTGAGCGACCTCCTCGCGATCGCGGGCGGGCTTCGGCCGGATGCGGCCCTGGACCAGGCGCAGCTCCGGGGCGGCAAGGAGTTCCAGCGCCCGGAGACGGTTCCGGTCCGGGTCTCCGAGGCGCTCGCGTCGAGCGGCGGCAGCGCCGATCCGCTCCTCCGTCCCGGCGACGCGCTCTACGTTCCGGCCATCGCGCACCACCTGGATCAGCATCACGTGATCGTGGAAGGCGAGGTCGGGCGTCCGGGCCCGTATCCGATCGAAGAAGGGGTGACGCGGATCCGCACCGTGCTCGAACAGGCGGGAAGCTTCACGCCGTTCGCGAACCGGAGCGGCGTGCGCGTGGAGCGTCCGATCACGCACGCGCCGTCGGACACCGCCTTTCTCCGGATCGCGAACGAGCAGGGCCCGCTCCTGAGCCCGGTCGAGCGGCTCTACGTGCTCACGCGCGCGCGGGAGCGGAACGCGATCTCGGCGCCGGTGGGAGTGCTCCTCGAAGCGGGAGACCCGAAGGGGGACGTCGCGCTCTACCACGGGGATCGCATCGTGGTGCCGCGGTCCCTGCCGTTCGTCTCGGTGCAGGGCGAGGTTCGCTCGCCCGGGCACGTGCCGTACCGCGAGGGATGGGACGTGAACGATTACGTGAAGGCGGCCGGCGACTACACCGGGCGCGCCTACAAGAGCCGCACGCGCGTGACCCAGTCGATGACGGGCAGTCCCCTCTGGGCCGCGGACATCAAGGAGGTCCGCGCGGGGGACGTGATCTGGGTGCCCACGGAGCCGGACCGCAATCCCTGGGGCACGCTCCGGGACATCGTCCTGGCGACCGCCGCGGTGGCGTCGATCGTCATCGCGGTCGAGGCGGTGACGGATTGAGCGCGCTCCGTTCGGTGGACCGCGCGAGGACGTCGGGCGGCGTCACCGGCGGCGATCTGCTCCACGTCCTCCGGAGCCGCGCCCGCTTCCTCGCGCTCAATATCGCGTCCGTGACGCTCCTCGCTCTCGTGCTGAGCCTCCTCATGCCGAAGTGGTATTCCGCGCGGGCCGTGCTCCTCCCTCCCACCGAGGACGACTCGGGCTCGTCGATGGCCCAGTTCCTGCCCCGCGGCTTCGGGGCCATCCGCCTCCCGGGCACCTCGAGCCTCGC
This Candidatus Eisenbacteria bacterium DNA region includes the following protein-coding sequences:
- a CDS encoding SLBB domain-containing protein — its product is MFRLNRTRIVLRGLPSTVALVAALTLSSGALSSASGQAMPDPATVIRDARIATPPQPGDPAIEGRVDPETYRVGPGDEFALRYSDLLEPRVLRVGPSGELLLPDAGPIPLAGLTLKEADAKVRERLRPYVRGKGFVFSLHRPRRFGLRVLGDVVTPGVVTLQAPVRASEAIQAAGGVSGSGARRGIQVRRGTDTLLVDLVRYERAGDVDANPLVFETDVIHVPATFWTVDAIGAMAHPGRYDYVEGDRVSDLLAIAGGLRPDAALDQAQLRGGKEFQRPETVPVRVSEALASSGGSADPLLRPGDALYVPAIAHHLDQHHVIVEGEVGRPGPYPIEEGVTRIRTVLEQAGSFTPFANRSGVRVERPITHAPSDTAFLRIANEQGPLLSPVERLYVLTRARERNAISAPVGVLLEAGDPKGDVALYHGDRIVVPRSLPFVSVQGEVRSPGHVPYREGWDVNDYVKAAGDYTGRAYKSRTRVTQSMTGSPLWAADIKEVRAGDVIWVPTEPDRNPWGTLRDIVLATAAVASIVIAVEAVTD